Proteins encoded together in one Solanum lycopersicum chromosome 7, SLM_r2.1 window:
- the LOC101244016 gene encoding LOW QUALITY PROTEIN: purple acid phosphatase 5-like (The sequence of the model RefSeq protein was modified relative to this genomic sequence to represent the inferred CDS: inserted 1 base in 1 codon) — MHRLVIFLLLLQVFDFCNGGVTSTYIRKSEASIDMPIQYFPPXPGYNSPEQVHITQGDHIGRSVIVSWVTPLESQSNYVTFWEEGANTKHHHHKHKAHAKTTSYKYYNYTSGYIHHATIKRLKYNVTYIYQLGEHNSTRTFSFTTPPKVGPDVPYTFGIIGDLGQTFDSNQTLEHYLSNPKGQAMLFVGDLSYADHYPFHDNVRWDTFGRFIEKSAAYQPWITAAGNHELDFAPEIGENTPFKPYTHRYHVPYKASQGTSPLWYSIKRASTYIIVLSSYSAYGKYTPQYSWLEQEFAKVNRTETPWLIVLLHSPWYNSNNYHYMEGESMRVMFESWFVQNKVDMVFAGHVHSYERSERVSNVMYNITNGQSTPIEDPSAPIYITIGDGGNIEGIANNFTEPQPSYSAYREASFGHAVLEIKNRTHAYYTWHRNQDSERVAADSLWIYNRHCYPKKESSSMA, encoded by the exons ATGCATAGGCTTgtcatatttttgttattgcTACAAGTTTTTGATTTTTGCAATGGAGGTGTTACAAGCACTTATATCAGAAAATCTGAAGCCTCAATTGACATGCCAATTCAATATTTTCCTC CCCCTGGTTATAATTCCCCCGAACAG GTTCATATAACACAAGGAGATCATATAGGAAGAAGTGTGATTGTTTCATGGGTAACACCACTAGAAAGCCAATCAAATTATGTCACCTTTTGGGAAGAAGGGGCCAACACCAAGCATCATCATCACAAACACAAAGCTCATGCTAAAACCACATCTTATAAATACTATAATTATACTTCAGGTTATATTCATCATGCCACAATCAAACGACTAAAG TATAATGTGACATACATATATCAACTGGGAGAACATAATTCTACTCGAACATTCTCCTTCACAACTCCGCCAAAAGTTGGACCAGATGTTCCTTACACATTTGGCATTATTG GGGATTTGGGGCAAACTTTTGACTCAAATCAAACGTTGGAGCATTATTTGTCGAATCCAAAAGGCCAAGCTATGTTGTTTGTTGGTGATTTATCATATGCAGATCATTACCCTTTTCATGACAACGTGAGATGGGATACATTTGGCCGTTTTATTGAGAAGAGTGCTGCCTATCAACCTTGGATTACTGCTGCTGGCAATCATGAACTTGATTTTGCTCCTGAGATT GGTGAAAATACTCCGTTCAAGCCATACACACATAGGTATCATGTACCCTACAAGGCATCTCAGGGTACATCTCCTCTCTGGTATTCAATCAAACGTGCATCGACTTATATAATAGTCCTATCCTCTTATTCAGCCTATG GTAAATATACTCCACAGTATAGTTGGCTTGAACAAGAATTCGCCAAGGTTAACAGAACTGAAACTCCGTGGCTAATTGTTCTGCTTCACTCTCCATGGTACAACAGTAACAACTACCATTACATGGAAGGTGAAAGCATGAGAGTAATGTTTGAGTCCTGGTTTGTTCAGAACAAGGTTGACATGGTGTTTGCAGGACATGTTCATTCTTATGAACGCTCG GAACGAGTATCAAATGTTATGTACAACATCACAAATGGACAGAGTACACCAATTGAAGATCCTTCCGCTCCTATATACATAACAATTGGGGATGGTGGAAATATTGAAGGCATTGCCAACAA TTTTACAGAACCACAGCCAAGCTACTCAGCTTATCGTGAAGCTAGTTTTGGGCACGCGGTTCTTGAAATTAAGAACAGGACTCACGCCTATTATACTTGGCATCGTAACCAAGACAGTGAACGAGTTGCAGCAGATTCTTTGTGGATTTACAATAGACACTGCTATCC